In a single window of the Anopheles maculipalpis chromosome X unlocalized genomic scaffold, idAnoMacuDA_375_x X_unloc_7, whole genome shotgun sequence genome:
- the LOC126566978 gene encoding uncharacterized protein LOC126566978: protein MGSDTDSDRSYLDSEEREIFEASLKKRRIIHRRALSPRVVMKPIDVSPGTLAAYKGKPPSALAETEEDQPSGLPAPADPMVVVISSPEPSLMMEGEKPEASAARKRTAPVTPPIPSPRRVASPETTAAAVRPGALNVTSEGASQQLEKLLAKLDQLTERLEASERENQALRRELELYRMGTRTVLELHSSAVGTGLGNQAVSQPGPSKRTARRSEQRARAEALKTSAHGPAHQRLLELQDTMRAEIMEEGQRQQRFGGQESRSQQDQLQSADRRKQPRASYRDALTTGWQVVGERRNRGAPKPPPQQQQRPQPPRAPQRAAQPTPRATRRRPDAILVIPAEGVSFADMYRPIRTAPALEDVQKFIRIGKRTPKGNLRMELTREVDSKALCERIQGVLGALGTAKVLTEMAEVIVRNVDHLTQEETLKEALRGALAKEPTVASIRMWELPDATKRARIRLARAEAEAIMGRTQALLIDHSACRMERVPRLAASQRRCFRCLERGHLAAFCTGVDRSQCCIRCGESGHRAAQCKKEVRCMRCGGPHRIAALSCRGGGRTGV from the coding sequence ATGGGTTCCGATACGGACAGCGACCGGTCGTATCTGGACTCAGAAGAGCGAGAAATCTTCGAGGCCTCTCTAAAGAAGAGGCGCATCATTCATAGAAGAGCGCTATCGCCAAGAGTGGTGATGAAACCCATTGATGTTTCACCGGGAACGTTGGCAGCCTACAAAGGCAAGCCACCCTCTGCTCTAGCGGAAACAGAGGAGGACCAACCTTCGGGCCTGCCGGCACCCGCCgacccgatggtggtggttatcTCCTCTCCAGAGCCATCTCTAATGATGGAAGGGGAGAAACCGGAGGCGAGTGCGGCGAGAAAAAGGACCGCACCCGTAACACCACCAATCCCGTCACCACGCAGGGTTGCGTCACCCGAAACGACGGCTGCTGCCGTCCGCCCGGGAGCCCTCAACGTGACGTCGGAGGGAGCCAGCCAGCAGCTGGAGAAACTGCTGGCGAAGCTGGACCAACTGACGGAGCGGTTGGAAGCAAGTGAGCGGGAGAACCAGGCTCTGAGACGAGAGCTGGAGTTGTACCGGATGGGGACACGGACGGTGTTGGAGTTGCACTCCTCCGCGGTGGGTACGGGCTTGGGAAACCAAGCGGTATCCCAGCCCGGACCCAGCAAGAGGACCGCGAGGCGGTCCGAGCAACGCGCGCGGGCGGAGGCCCTAAAAACATCAGCACACGGTCCTGCCCACCAGCGACTgctggaactgcaggacactatGCGCGCGGAAATCATGGAGGAGGGGCAAAGACAGCAGCGGTTCGGTGGCCAAGAGAGTCGGTCACAACAGGACCAGCTCCAGTCGGCCGATCGAAGGAAGCAGCCCAGGGCCTCTTATAGAGATGCCTTAACCACTGGGTGGCAGGTGGTGGGCGAGAGGCGCAATCGAGGTGCgcccaaaccaccaccgcaacaacagcagcggccGCAGCCGCCACGGGCACCACAACGCGCTGCCCAACCCACCCCTAGGGCCACAAGGCGTCGACCAGACGCTATCCTGGTAATTCCGGCGGAAGGAGTCTCCTTCGCCGATATGTACCGCCCGATCAGGACCGCCCCTGCGCTGGAGGACGTGCAGAAGTTTATCCGCATCGGCAAGCGTACGCCGAAGGGGAACCTCCGGATGGAGCTGACACGTGAGGTCGACTCTAAAGCGCTCTGCGAACGTATCCAGGGCGTCCTCGGTGCCCTGGGGACGGCAAAGGTGCTGACGGAGATGGCGGAGGTAATCGTCCGCAATGTCGACCACCTCACGCAGGAGGAGACTCTGAAGGAGGCACTACGAGGGGCTCTCGCTAAAGAGCCGACAGTGGCCTCCATAAGGATGTGGGAGCTGCCGGACGCCACCAAACGAGCTCGCATTCGTCTGGCGCGGGCGGAGGCGGAAGCAATCATGGGCAGGACACAAGCCCTGCTCATTGACCATTCCGCCTGCCGGATGGAGCGCGTTCCGAGGCTGGCGGCCTCTCAAcgacgctgcttccgctgtctCGAAAGAGGCCATTTGGCGGCCTTCTGCACTGGCGTGGACAGGAGCCAGTGCTGCATCAGATGCGGCGAGAGCGGCCATCGAGCAGCTCAGTGCAAAAAGGAAGTACGCTGTATGAGGTGTGGCGGCCCTCATCGCATTGCCGCGCTCAGCtgcagaggaggaggacggACGGGCGTGTGA